ACACCTAACCATTCAAGTTATTGTAATCGTAATttttacgttacacgtaccatgtgtattattattattattattattattattattgttgttgttgttgttgttgttattggtgttgttgttgttgttgttgttattattattgttattattattattattataaacgtaTGCGAATGTCCACGTAATAGAAGTTATTTTAGTGCTGCGTAGTTAGAAAAGAAGTTGCCCTCcgtctcctccttctcctcgtcGTCATCTTCCCGCCTTTCCGTTCTCGCTTGTATTCGAATCTACCGCCACGTCCGCTACCGTGTTCGCGACGACTGCAcacataattaatttttatcgcgttcTCCGTAAAGTGATATCATTCCGATGATTTCGTCGACCCCATCAATTATAATCAGATCTTTGAGACAGGCAAAAGctctggaatgaaaaatagaaatcacgTGCAGGAATCGGGATTAATTTCGAGTGTTTGGTCATATTcaacaaaatttatatttaacatttttttgttcgatctcTTTACGGGTCATATTGTTTAGTCATCTTTTTTTGTCACTGTGTAACACAATTAGAATGCGTTGGTTCAATAATTAATAGTTTGTTGTTTATTGTatctggaaaatattttcttgttGATTTCCTTGTTATTGCGATCTACGACTTCACGCTCAAGGCCgtaattcatttgaatttatatttgCTAATGGAGTTTGTTCGATACTGCAAAATCAATGCGTCAATGAAATACTTATACCTGAACCAGGTTGGTTGACATTTACCGTCGATGGCGTAGCGAATTCGTTGATGTCGATTTCTGGGGCAAAAAATTGACTGTTTTCCAAATCGTTTAACCGATCATTCCCTATTATATTTTTAGTTCATGAACAAAAATCCgtcgagtaaattgagctaagaATAAATACCATGTAGGTGTTTCAATGTTAAACTTTTCGGAGCGATagattggcgataactcgatcaatttcatgaaTAGATCAGTTCAGGTTACAGAGTCGGATTTCTGAGTTTACAATATACGCGAATACACCAAAAACTAAATTGAATCATGTTGATTTGGGTCATTCGATTCTtgggataaaaatgaagtgtttttcaaattgattgtAGGACACTTTTCCAACTTGTTTTAACTATAGGAAAACGGATCAGTCCCTTGAATCGAGCCAGGAagaaatcccatcgagatatcttgatttttcaattcttacgGCGATAAATGATCAGATTTACAGGACTGTCATTCCACTTCGCTGGTGTCATCGGAATCAAGGCTTCCGTCGCTGCTACTACTGCTCGAACTGCTGCTATCGGATTCTGTTTCAGAATCTGAATCGCTGCTATCTGATGAACTAGAAGTACCTTTTCTTAACCTATGACAAAATATCCGTGGAAaaacatgaatgaatgattaatattatttttccgcAAAACAAGACTCAACACTCGAAAGCCAACTCCGTTAAGTCGCAATAACTTTTTACGTCAgatttatagaaaataaaaaaaaggatatcaaATTTGACTGAATCGTTAGAAAAATCCATGCTAATGTTACACGAACAATAATAGCtaagtgaaaaattgttatgaaatcaacgaaaaaatcaGTCCGTGACTGAATTTGTTACACAGTGTGGTTAAAAATGACAACGAAACTGAATGTTCTTTGTAAACACATCACTTACAAATAGTCTAAGAATTTTTTGCTCTCCATAGTGTACGTGCACTTGGGCCTTGAATAGAAACATtcgtttatttccattttcatttcgaaaaatttttatgtttcaaaTATCACTTACTTGTTGTCTTTGTTATCGTTGATCGCCAAGCTGTCGACTTCATCGATCATTTCGTGAATGGCATTTTCGATAACCAAATCTTCTTCGTGGACCGAAATAGCTGCTGCCTCCAACTCAACAAGATCTAATCCCATTTCAACCTTGGACGGATGCACCTGTaacgatttgaagaaaatctcgATATCTTGTATGGTTTTGTCGACGAAGCACAAACTTACAAAAACTTACTATGTTCAAACTTGCACCAAGAGATTCGAATGTGGAGATCGGTGTCTGTTGCAACCAAATTAAGTAATCTTTTACGTACAACTGATTTAGGATATATCGAGGCTCGTAGGAATTGTTGAacatctcatgtatttcgcACAATCGTTTCAGCATATACTTTTTCCCTGTTCAGACAATATGAATTTAGGGAAATATGTGAACTGCGGAGGATTCGGTTGAATGtccagaaaagaaaaattggtacTAATTATACAAACCTAAACTGATAACGATTTTAACATCCTCGAATACTTTCAGAGATAACTCCCAGTTTCTGTACAACGGATAACATAACGATCTCCTTATACAGGCGGTAATAACTTCCTCTGCACTCTCAAACTCCTGCGatattcaatcgaaaaataacaACAGCATAGCGGTTGTCCAGGAGATTAAATTTATAACTTACCTGGAACCAGCACAATGTTGAGCTTAATTTGTTAATGGTCCAACCACTTTCTACTGTATTTTCGCCCATTGTCGTTCTGTTGTTATAACAACTGCCGAATAGAATATCTACTAATCCCCAACAAACCCTTTCTATTTCTCGTTTGTCCAACAGATATGATTTGTTGGGAAGTTCTTTCAACAGATCTTTTTCCGTGACACTGAGACTAATTTCTGTCCCCTTCAACATTTCCCATTCTGCCTTAAAGTCGATATAAGGCCTAATGTATTCCTCTTGGATTAAATCAGCCATGTAATGTTCCTCGCTAAAATGTTCAAATTCGTGTTTTTGCCGTAAAGAAGAACGCTCGATCGAGGGCGTTGAATCAGGCATTGGCAAGTCTATTATTTCACCAGTCCATCCTGCCTTGAATGAAATGGGaaacaaattaattttgtttatggatatgaaatttgaaagtttatctaaaattcaaattctccGTTGAACATACTTCGAAAGATGCCAAGGCGTTGGATACTTTGTTGGCAAAACCATACGTGGGAGGCTTTATGGAAGCTTGAATATTTTCCTCAAGAGGATTTTGAGCCACAAACCATTCATCTCCATCTTTCTCCTCGTCTTTGCCACCGTTGCCCTCACAATCACATTCAGTTTTATGAGAGTCCAAACCATTGCTCATTCCATCTGATAAGCTCACCACAGGATTACCTGTAAAAGATGTGATTACAAATTTTGATCGATTAATTTGAAGTAACCATTTCAagtaattttacaatttccttACTAATAACTTCAATGGTGGGTGCAacctggtttttctttttcggtgGAGCGAGTAGAGTCGTTATCATGTctaaattgagaaattcctcTCCCTTGTTGACTTTAGAGAATCGCAGTACAAAATCACCTTTTTCAGCATCATACGACCCTGTTGATGAAtcattttcaatgattttccCCGGAAGATTCAACCTGTAAAATTACAAGCAAGTCCTTATAGAATCATATAAAAAATCATATCGATAAAGAATTCacattttcaaagtacatGTAACAATTGATAGTAGAGATTTGATGTTGCggaatggattttttttaatcaaagatGAATTTTGGGACCAGTACCTTAGGTAATAAGGAGCGGAGTAAAATCTAAAGTCGTAGTCCTCGACGTAGACTTCGGTGTCCTTAATATTAGCGTATGGAGCATGAACAGTAACGATCACTTCACCTTCTGTTTGCGTGAGTTCAAATCGTGGAGTCAGCATTACTCGATATCAAATGAGCCGGTTCAGTTCATTAATAACAAATCGGTCATCGATATTTGTTTTACACCTAAGTGATTGAATAAGCAGTTTATGTTTGTTGCTGATTGTTATGGTAGTGTCTTGATAACATAGGTTCAATGGGTGCACTGTAAGATGTTGACGCTTATTTTTTTAAGCCGATCTGTACATTCCAAGTACGTACATTCTTTTCTTcgcaaacaaaatcaaaaactaTTATTATCTTTAGAAAACATGCGtagcgcaaaaaaaattttacgacgtgcgaaaaataaaaacggaaacATGCGGATTCGCAACTATAGTTCGGCAGCAAAGCCAATTGTAAATttagggaaatgaaaaaaccccacgaataaaatgaaacgagtaGCAATCCAGCACACGTGTGCGACAAACTTATCCCAACCTCCGAGCTCCGAATTTAGGAGCCTGCGATACCCGGTAAAAAGTGATTCACAATCTTTCTGATAATTTGTAGACTATTGAGAACGGTTGAGATGTTGGgattataatttcattcgatacaGTTACAACTGAAAATTGTTTGTAAACGATTTCTCGGAATATAGACAGAAGCTGTCAAGATCAACGTCTGCGTGTTGTTATTGTGACTCGAATAGATACAAAATTTAAATGGTTTTCAGCTATTGTCATAAAGAGTTTTGAATACCGTGAGCAAATAACATCAAACATCCACAATGCAGAGGCAATCAAAGCCGAATATTCGGATGTCTGTAAAACATCATGACCCCCAGAACCTAACATTTTCAATGTTCACCGCTGAAGACATACGCAATTTAAGCGTCACCAAGATAAGTACGCCGCTCTCATTCAATGTTTTGGGCCATCCGCTGAAAGGTGGACTGTACGACCCAGCTTTAGGTAAACAATTTCACTTACTTGCATGGTTCGTGACACGTCAAAAGAATTTTTGGTCTTTGAAGCataagtttttttattcacaggaCCGCTGAGCGACAGATCAGATCCTTGTGGAACCTGTGGCGGCAATATTGTAAGATGTTCAGGGCACTTTGGGCACATAGAACTGCCGGTGCCGGTAGTGAATCCGCTATTTCACAAACAGCTTTGGACCTTAATTAGGCTCTCTTGCTTGTCATGTTTCAAACTTCAAATATCAAGTCGTATGAAGTTACTTTTAGTGGCTAAAATAAAACTCTTGGAAGAGGGATGCATTGCCGAATTAGAGGAACTAACACAAGAAATCCAGCACATCATATCTTCAATGAACGAAGAGGAGGGTGCCGAAGAATTCGTCAGAGAAACAATCGATGCTTTTATGGAGAATATGCACAATCGCCAAAGATTCAATCACAATGTGCAGCTTGCTTCTCAAGAAGATAATGCTACTACAAAGAATACAAACATTCAGAGATTCGTCTACATCGACAACACACTCAAGCAATTTCGTGCGGGTAATCTTTGCTTATACTGCCAGTGTGCAATTCCCAAAGTTAAATCattcagaaataaaataatgaccaCCAAATCAGCAAACCTCGAGACAAGCGAAAGGTAACAGTCAAACCTATTTCAAATTAGCTccgttcaatattttcaaatgtatCAATGCGTTGAAATGTATTTCAGTATTATCCAGCGAGGTGTCGTTCGACGATTAAATACAGTTCTGATCATGCCCGACCAATCTCAAGAATACTTGCGTCAATTGTGGTTAAACGAAGCAGATTTATTGAGGGTAATAATGCCCTGCTTGAATTCGACTAAAATAGAGCATCCGACAGACATCATGTTTCTCAAGGCCGTAGCTGTACTTCCACCCCTTGTACGGCCAGTGAATTACCTTCAGGGTCAAATGATCGAGCATCCTCAGTCCCAAGTATACAAGAGCATCATACAAGACTGTCTTGTGCTCAGAAATATCATACAAACTATACAAGACGGAAACACTTCCCAACTTCCTGAGGAAGGCAGGGTGAGTCAATAATGATTTCAGTTTTGTGGTACACTGAGGAAAAGCAATTTTACCGATACTGCCATCGTTTCATAGCTTGTTTTCGACCAAATCAGAGGGAACTCGGCGGTGGAAAAACTTCACAATGCTTGGGAGCAGCTCCAAACAAACGTGGATCATGTGATGGATCGAGATATGAACAAGACAACCCAATCTGCAAGTTGTCAAGGTCTAAAACAGGTgatcgaaaagaaagagggtATTAttcgcatgcacatgatgggAAAGAGAGTAAATTTTGCAGCCAGATCCGTCATCACGCCAGATCCCAATTTGAGTATCGATGAAATAGGTATCCCGGAAGCGTTTGCCTTGAAACTGACTTACCCAGTTCCAGTCACACCATGGAATGTTGCTGAATTACGAAAAATGATACTTAATGGACCAAACGTTCATCCAGGGTAATTAACTTCTCATAATTTGGcgctaaaaattttctagccTGTAAATTGAACCTCGACAGTGCAACGCAATGATCGCTTGTTGTTACATTTAATCGCAGGGCGGTCATGGTAGAAAATGAAGACGGTTCAGTGAAACGTCTCTGTGCGACAGGATTTGTCGCACGAGAAGCAATTGCAAAGCGTTTGTTGACGACAAGCGTTAAGGCAGGAAGTTTTTTCCGTGGAACGAAAATTGTACATCGTCATTTGCAGAATGGTGACGTACTACTTTTGAATCGTCAGCCAACTCTACATAAACCGAGTATCATGGCTCATAAAGCCAGAATACTCAAGGGTGAAAAAACGTTGCGTCTTCATTATGCAAACTGCAAGGCGTACAACGCTGACTTTGACGGAGATGAAATGAACGCTCACTTTCCCCAGAACGAACTCGCGCGAAGCGAAGGTTACAACATAGGTAACTACAGATTCTATAACTCTTCAATCGACGGATCGACTCAACCACTTGACCGTATTGTACGTTTTCTCAGCGAACGTTTCGAATCAGTATCTCGTTCCAAAAGATGGCACACCTTTGAGCGGTTTGATTCAAGATCACATGGTTTCTGGTGTACGATTAACGCTGAGAGGAAAATTCTTCTCGAGGTAATTATCGAATAGAGATTCGACCAGCGAATAACATTCTTTTCGCAATAATATTTCACGCACTTCACTTCCACAGAGAAGATTATATGCAGTTAGTTTACTCTGCACTGACGGACGTTCAGGGTGATCTGATTTTGTTGCCACCTGCTATAATAAAGCCGAAGTTATTGTGGTCAGGTAAACAAATATTGTCGACGGTAATAATAAATGCCACACCAAGAGGCAGGGCAAAAATCAATTTAACAGCAAGTGCAAAGATCGGTCCTAAAGCATGGGAAACTAGAAAGCCACGACGATGGAAATGCGGCACAGAATTCGATGATCCAAAAACTATGTCGGAAGCCGAAGTTATTATTCGTAACGGTGAACTGCTTTGCGGTGTTCTTGACAAAATACATTACGGAGCTACACCGTACGGACTGATACACTGCGTCTACGAGGTTTGTCGATacacaaattatttttcgttacgaTGGGATATCAAGGTTTGTAAATCCTCCTTGCAATTTAACTTCAGCTCTACGGAGGCGCTCACTCGAGTAAACTACTGAGCGCGTttggaaaattgtttcaatCACATCTCCAAAGAGAAGGTTTCACTCTAGGCATAGAAGATATTTTGATTCTACCAAATGCCGGTGACAAACGTACGAAGTTCATCAAGGAATGTCGCACGGTAAGGACATTGCATCTCTTCGATTAACCCTAAAAAAACGCGGACTTCACTTACAGCGTTATTTTTCAGATTGGCGAAAGTACGCAGAAAGCTGCCTTAGAAGTGCCCGACGATACACCGATAGAAGAAGTAAAAGCACAACTGCAAAAGTCTTATCTACGGAATCCAAAGTTCCAAGCCATCGTCGACCGGAAGTACAAAACTGCTCTGGATGTATTCACCAACGACATAAACAAAACCTGTCTACCCGCTGGgctgtttaaaaaatttcccgacAATAACCTACAGCTGATGGTCCAGTCCGGAGCCAAAGGTTCCACCGTTAACACTATGCAGATCTCCTGTTTACTCGGACAGATAGAATTGGAGGGGAAAAGACCACCGCTCATGATCAGCGGTAAAAGTCTTCCCGCTTTTGCTCCTTACGATCCGACACCACGAGCTGGTGGTTTTATAGACGGTCGTTTTATGACGGGCATCCAACCGCaagaattctttttccacTGCATGGCAGGTAGAGAAGGTCTGATCGATACTGCTGTGAAAACGAGTAGATCCGGATACCTGCAACGATGTTTGATCAAACACTTGGAGGGCTTGACCGTCTCCTACGATTCAACGGTTCGCGACTCCGATGGGAGCTTGATCCAGCTGAACTACGGAGAAGATGGTCTCGACGTACCGAGTtcccaatttttgaaaaaggagCAGCTGGACTTCCTGGTTGACAACAAAAACGCCATTCTCGAACCAGAACTGTTGAACGGCTTGCGGGATTTGAGCAcgcaaaaaatattgaaaatcggAAGGAAGATACAGAAATGGGTAAAGAAGCACGGTAGTCCATTGCAGAAACGAAGGACGAGCgaattcgtcgaattttgCACTGAACACTCGGGGAGCGACGTACTCAAACACAGCAAGATCATCGAATCCTGCGGGAGGAGCAAGGGTGCTCTGATCCTGATGAAGAAATGGATAAAATCTGACGAGGAGACGAAGCTAAAGTACAAAGACAAATGCACGCACTGTCCCGATCCTCTGTTTTCTCGTCACACCCAGGATTCCAACTACGGAGTTTTAACCGAGAGGGTGGAGGGTTTGATCAACGATTACCTTTCGAGTAAACGATCTCCGATCGACAAAGATCAGTTGCGAGATATTCTCTCTTTGAAAGTGATGAAGAGTCTCTGTCAACCGGGGGAACCGGTGGGATTGTTGGCGGCGCAATCGATCGGAGAACCTTCGACTCAGATGACTCTGAACACCTTCCACTTTGCCGGACGTGGAGAGATGAACGTCACCCTCGGAATCCCGAGGCTCCGAGAAATCCTGATGATGGCTTCGCAGAATATAAAGACGCCGTCGATGGAAATACCGTTCAAATCACAGCTGCCCAAACTGGAAAAACGGGCCGACAAACTACGGCTGAAACTGACGAGGTGCACGCTAGCCAACGTATTGACCAACGTCAACGTCGACGGGTGTCTGGAACTCTGGCCGCAGAGGAGAATGGTTTACACGTTGACCATGCAGTTCTTACGCCGTAAAAGCTATAAGCGAGAATATTCGGTTCAACCGATATACGTCCTGACGAAAACGGAAAATTCGTTCTTCCGAGACGTCTTCAGAGAGATAAAGAAGTCTGCCAAAGCCTCCGGGGCCTTGTTGCACGTGGAAGAGGATAAGAAACCCGTCGACGACGATCAGCTGGACGCCAACGAGTCGGAGATCAGTGACGCGAATCGGCGAAGAGGCAGACTGGATTTGGGCGAGACGCACGAATCTTCCGACGAGGACGAACCTGCGGAAGATGCGGATGCGACGACGGCCAGATCCATCGCTAGGCACCAAGAAAATCAGGAATACGAGGACCCGGAGGAGGCGAGCGACGAGTCCGACGACGAGatcgaagacgacgacgacgacgaggccGCCGAGGcgcaaaatgaagaaaagcaGGAGAAGGACGAGGACGAAGCCGACGATCTGGACGTCGCGAACCGGAGGAAAAAGGTTATCGACATGTATCCCAACGCGATCGACTATGAATTTGACAAGAAGAAATACCTGTCGTGCAAGTTGAAATTCTGGGTACGCTTCTGCTCAATCGATGTTGAggagcgataattttttttttttggagcgTTGAAAAATGCAAGATCGATTCAATTTCAGCTCCCGCTACGGATGGCGAAGCTAGATCTGTCCCGGATCCTCAGAACAGTCGCGGAAAAGGTCGTACTCTGGGAAACTCCTCTGATAAGGAGAGCGTTTACATTCCAAAATGCGAGTGACGAGACCATTTTAAAAACCGATGGACTGAACATAGTGGTGAGTTTGCCCTCTAGTGCTCCGCGgaattgcaaaataaaaagtcTCGATTTTCCCCAGGAAATGTTCAAGTATAACGAAATCCTGGAGCTGAACAGATTGTACTCTAACGATATCTACGGTATTTCACAAACCTATGGGATCGAAGCAGCGAACAGAGTCATCGTCAAGGAAGTAAAAGACGTGTTCAAAATGTACGGAATCACCGTCGACCCACGACACTTGCTGCTCATCGCTGACTACATGACGTTCGATGGAACTTTCCAGCCATTGAGTCGAAAGGGAATGGAGAATTCTGCTTCTCCGCTGCAGCAAATCAGCTTCGAGAGCTCCCTCACTTTCATGAAAAATGCTGCTGTTCAAAGTACGTACGGAGTATTCGAATGTCAAAGAGAATAATGCTATCCTGCGTAacgatttgaataataaatcacGATCGTTTATTTAGATAAGAAAGATGATCTTTCTTCCCCATCGAGTCGTTTGATGTTGGGTCAGCCTTGCAAATCTGGAACAGGACTGTTCACTCTGATGAATCGAATGGACGCGGAGTTGACGGCGCAATAAAGGTGGAAGAACGATCAGGACTTCCGCCCGAGAATGCATTTGTGactgaaataaataagatCGAAACGAAAGCAACAATACCAACAACAGACGTAATAAACaagatcaattattttttgtcacctTCAAAAATACTAAAAGGTCGTACATTATTTATCCAATTGGAGAAATGCATATTTTGTAACGCCCACactttattcaataattcgaAAGTTGATGACGATTgtgtgtggttttttttttgtcacgatCTACAAATGGCGTAAATCGTTGTTGTACAATACATCGTTTATTTGTATACTATAATCTGGAAGTATCGTTGAATACATCCGTAGAATAGAAGAATCAATCggcttatttttgttttttgtcttttgcAAATCCCAAAGCGGTTGGATATTTTCTAAAGGCTGAATTTGGCTTGAATAAATTCTCTTCGTGCACCTCATTGCCGACAAAAGCGGAAAAGGTGCCCCTGCGTTTAGTCGATGACATCGGTAAAAGTTATTTTTCAGTGATTAGcatcttttctttccatccgtgtggcattttactttttttctgtctacGCCAAGTTACTCAAGATTCGattctgtttctgtttctgttactgtctctttctcttgttctttttctgtttctgttccttctctacaaaaaaacgaacaagtATTTTATTACGGTTCAAACTACTGGCACAATGTAAACAGTGCGGCATTCCATTGGCGTGAACGTTTTACGTGCGACAGCTAGAGATGCTTCAGGCCATGCCTCCTATGGTTGACAAAGTTTCAAGTgcaatgtaaaaaaaagacgtTAAATATAaccaataataatactaacaaCGGTTGATTATAGTGTACATTCTGTTTAAACGATGCTGTGCGATAATGTCTTAAAATGTTTGTCGATGTTTCGTTActggtataataattattgtgccAACCGATAGGTGCGACAACAATGAAGCTCGgctgagagaaaatatttcgcgcAACTTGATTTGTTTACAtgcattacatatatatacatctagatgtatatgtatataataatgtgcacgtacgtatatgtacttaATTATGTTTAGCTCgtttaaaactaaaaaataatggaataattttatttaagtTTTCACTTGAGTTCCTGGATGGTGGCTTTCAATTTGTCGAAGTTGGCACCGGCGAACGATTTTACCTAGAACAAAACGGAGGCATCTGATTAACCCAATGGGCCGatgagaaacgaaatgaagTGAAAATCGATCAGAGATCGGAGAGAATCGTTGATAATTCAGTAACTATTTCTTACCACAGCTCCATTCTTGATGAAAACGAAGGTGGGCATGCtagatatttcatattcaaatgCAATATCTTCACATTCGTCGACGTCAACCTTGAGGATGATTATATCCTTGAGTTCCTGAATGATCGAAAAGTAGAATAACGTCAATAACTTTGTGATGGCGATCAGATTTTCTCATAGTTAATTTTCATGCCACTTATTTACCTGCGATAATTCTTCGAGCTTTGGCCCGATCATTTTGCAAGGTCCGCACCAAGTGGCGAAGAAGTCGATCACGACTAACGTGCTTCCGGCTTCAGCCAGCTTTGCCTTGAGATCGGCCTGGTAGAAAAATAAGCGAAATTAGCTACGAATGAAGTTAGTTCTTATGGAATAACTTAATTACAGAAAATAACCAGTGCGT
This region of Athalia rosae chromosome 7, iyAthRosa1.1, whole genome shotgun sequence genomic DNA includes:
- the LOC105687133 gene encoding protein SHQ1 homolog isoform X3 encodes the protein MLTPRFELTQTEGEVIVTVHAPYANIKDTEVYVEDYDFRFYSAPYYLRLNLPGKIIENDSSTGSYDAEKGDFVLRFSKVNKGEEFLNLDMITTLLAPPKKKNQVAPTIEVISNPVVSLSDGMSNGLDSHKTECDCEGNGGKDEEKDGDEWFVAQNPLEENIQASIKPPTYGFANKVSNALASFEAGWTGEIIDLPMPDSTPSIERSSLRQKHEFEHFSEEHYMADLIQEEYIRPYIDFKAEWEMLKGTEISLSVTEKDLLKELPNKSYLLDKREIERVCWGLVDILFGSCYNNRTTMGENTVESGWTINKLSSTLCWFQEFESAEEVITACIRRSLCYPLYRNWELSLKVFEDVKIVISLGKKYMLKRLCEIHEMFNNSYEPRYILNQLYVKDYLIWLQQTPISTFESLGASLNIVHPSKVEMGLDLVELEAAAISVHEEDLVIENAIHEMIDEVDSLAINDNKDNKAFACLKDLIIIDGVDEIIGMISLYGERDKN
- the LOC105687133 gene encoding protein SHQ1 homolog isoform X2: MLTPRFELTQTEGEVIVTVHAPYANIKDTEVYVEDYDFRFYSAPYYLRLNLPGKIIENDSSTGSYDAEKGDFVLRFSKVNKGEEFLNLDMITTLLAPPKKKNQVAPTIEVISNPVVSLSDGMSNGLDSHKTECDCEGNGGKDEEKDGDEWFVAQNPLEENIQASIKPPTYGFANKVSNALASFEAGWTGEIIDLPMPDSTPSIERSSLRQKHEFEHFSEEHYMADLIQEEYIRPYIDFKAEWEMLKGTEISLSVTEKDLLKELPNKSYLLDKREIERVCWGLVDILFGSCYNNRTTMGENTVESGWTINKLSSTLCWFQEFESAEEVITACIRRSLCYPLYRNWELSLKVFEDVKIVISLGKKYMLKRLCEIHEMFNNSYEPRYILNQLYVKDYLIWLQQTPISTFESLGASLNIVHPSKVEMGLDLVELEAAAISVHEEDLVIENAIHEMIDEVDSLAINDNKDNKLRKGTSSSSDSSDSDSETESDSSSSSSSSSDGSLDSDDTSEVE
- the LOC105687133 gene encoding protein SHQ1 homolog isoform X1, yielding MLTPRFELTQTEGEVIVTVHAPYANIKDTEVYVEDYDFRFYSAPYYLRLNLPGKIIENDSSTGSYDAEKGDFVLRFSKVNKGEEFLNLDMITTLLAPPKKKNQVAPTIEVISNPVVSLSDGMSNGLDSHKTECDCEGNGGKDEEKDGDEWFVAQNPLEENIQASIKPPTYGFANKVSNALASFEAGWTGEIIDLPMPDSTPSIERSSLRQKHEFEHFSEEHYMADLIQEEYIRPYIDFKAEWEMLKGTEISLSVTEKDLLKELPNKSYLLDKREIERVCWGLVDILFGSCYNNRTTMGENTVESGWTINKLSSTLCWFQEFESAEEVITACIRRSLCYPLYRNWELSLKVFEDVKIVISLGKKYMLKRLCEIHEMFNNSYEPRYILNQLYVKDYLIWLQQTPISTFESLGASLNIVHPSKVEMGLDLVELEAAAISVHEEDLVIENAIHEMIDEVDSLAINDNKDNKPKCTYTMESKKFLDYLLRKGTSSSSDSSDSDSETESDSSSSSSSSSDGSLDSDDTSEVE
- the LOC105687133 gene encoding protein SHQ1 homolog isoform X4, giving the protein MITTLLAPPKKKNQVAPTIEVISNPVVSLSDGMSNGLDSHKTECDCEGNGGKDEEKDGDEWFVAQNPLEENIQASIKPPTYGFANKVSNALASFEAGWTGEIIDLPMPDSTPSIERSSLRQKHEFEHFSEEHYMADLIQEEYIRPYIDFKAEWEMLKGTEISLSVTEKDLLKELPNKSYLLDKREIERVCWGLVDILFGSCYNNRTTMGENTVESGWTINKLSSTLCWFQEFESAEEVITACIRRSLCYPLYRNWELSLKVFEDVKIVISLGKKYMLKRLCEIHEMFNNSYEPRYILNQLYVKDYLIWLQQTPISTFESLGASLNIVHPSKVEMGLDLVELEAAAISVHEEDLVIENAIHEMIDEVDSLAINDNKDNKPKCTYTMESKKFLDYLLRKGTSSSSDSSDSDSETESDSSSSSSSSSDGSLDSDDTSEVE